One Edaphobacter flagellatus genomic region harbors:
- a CDS encoding serine hydroxymethyltransferase — protein sequence MPINPNATLAAADPEVYTQVENEILRQHEGLEMIASENFVSRAVLEAAGTVFTNKYAEGYPGKRYYGGCEFADIVENLARDRAKKLFGADHANVQPSSGSQANAAAYMSIINPGDTLLGLDLAHGGHLTHGHKLNFSGKLYRIVGYQVRKDTETIDYDELEAKAIAEKPKVIVGGGSAYPRFWDFPRMRQIADKVGAYLMVDMAHFAGLVAGGAHPSPVPHAHITTTTTHKTLRGPRAGLILCTQDLAASVDRSVFPGHQGGPLMHIVAAKAVAFKEALDPEFSTYAHQVVANARVLAEALAAEGFRIISGGTDNHLILVDVFQKGMFGSEAETALGEAGITVNKNAIPYDTNPPMKPSGIRIGTPALTTRGMKEPEMKQIAVWIARALENRNDAGALRKIRGEVTELADRFPLYEFLRQPQPVA from the coding sequence ATGCCCATTAATCCGAACGCCACGCTCGCCGCCGCGGATCCTGAGGTCTATACCCAGGTTGAAAACGAGATCCTTCGCCAGCACGAAGGGCTCGAGATGATTGCGTCTGAAAACTTCGTCTCCCGCGCCGTGCTTGAGGCCGCCGGAACCGTCTTCACCAATAAATATGCCGAGGGCTACCCCGGCAAGCGCTACTACGGCGGCTGCGAGTTCGCCGACATCGTCGAGAACCTCGCCCGCGACCGCGCCAAAAAGCTCTTCGGCGCCGACCACGCCAACGTGCAGCCCTCGTCCGGTTCACAGGCCAATGCTGCGGCCTATATGTCGATCATCAATCCCGGCGACACCCTGCTCGGGCTCGACCTCGCCCACGGCGGCCACCTCACCCACGGACACAAGCTCAACTTCTCCGGCAAGCTCTACCGCATCGTCGGCTATCAGGTCCGTAAAGACACCGAGACCATCGACTACGACGAGCTCGAAGCCAAGGCCATCGCCGAAAAGCCCAAGGTCATCGTCGGCGGAGGCTCCGCCTACCCGCGTTTCTGGGACTTCCCGCGCATGCGCCAGATCGCCGATAAGGTCGGCGCCTATCTCATGGTCGACATGGCCCACTTCGCCGGACTCGTCGCCGGCGGTGCGCACCCCTCGCCCGTGCCGCACGCGCACATCACCACCACCACCACACACAAGACGCTACGCGGACCGCGTGCCGGACTCATCCTCTGCACGCAGGACCTCGCCGCCTCCGTCGATCGCTCCGTCTTCCCCGGACACCAGGGCGGACCGCTGATGCACATCGTCGCAGCCAAGGCTGTTGCCTTCAAAGAGGCGCTCGACCCCGAGTTCTCCACCTACGCCCACCAGGTCGTTGCCAACGCCAGGGTGCTGGCCGAAGCGCTCGCCGCCGAGGGCTTCCGCATCATCTCCGGCGGAACCGACAACCACTTGATCCTGGTCGATGTCTTCCAGAAGGGCATGTTCGGCTCCGAAGCGGAGACGGCGCTGGGCGAGGCAGGCATTACGGTCAACAAGAACGCCATCCCCTACGACACCAACCCGCCCATGAAGCCCTCGGGCATCCGCATCGGCACTCCCGCGCTGACCACCCGCGGCATGAAAGAGCCGGAGATGAAGCAGATCGCCGTCTGGATCGCTCGCGCTCTCGAGAACCGCAACGACGCAGGCGCCCTGCGCAAGATTCGCGGCGAGGTCACCGAGCTGGCCGACCGCTTCCCGCTTTACGAGTTCCTGCGCCAACCGCAGCCGGTCGCGTAA
- a CDS encoding lactate racemase domain-containing protein, translated as MPWFTVEADAIPEAQIKEAAIRLVDEAQRRIAPNLNRVLLLPPDLTRAHSGVGKITEWVYQEILRRNPGAYVRVIPTLGQHVPHTEAENKWMFGSIPNEIILPHDWRNGVTHIGTIPAALVAETTAGAADWEIPVALNSTLIDQPWDLIVNLGHVVPHEVLGFANHNKNYFIGLGGKETICASHIAAAVYGIENNLGCLVTPLRACYNYAEEKLLGHLPDVYLQIVMQRDAQNRLVTSGLFIGDDLETYLAAARRSRSQNITVFDKPVKKIIAVMQADEFRATWVANKAVYRTRMAIADGGELLIIAPGVERFGEQPEVDALIRKYGYKGTPRTLALYKTEADMQAIPHGVAHLIHGSSEGRFTITYAPGPKISKEEIEQIGYQYASLAEVENRYNPALMKEGWNTMPDGEEVFYISTPSAGLWTTEAKLNNPARRDLSAGL; from the coding sequence ATGCCCTGGTTCACCGTCGAAGCCGATGCCATCCCCGAAGCGCAGATTAAAGAAGCCGCCATCCGGCTCGTCGACGAGGCCCAAAGGCGCATTGCTCCAAATCTGAACCGCGTCCTGCTGCTGCCACCCGACCTCACCCGCGCTCACTCCGGCGTCGGCAAGATCACCGAGTGGGTCTATCAGGAGATCCTCCGCCGCAATCCCGGCGCGTACGTCCGTGTCATCCCGACACTGGGCCAGCATGTTCCGCACACCGAGGCCGAAAATAAGTGGATGTTCGGCTCCATCCCCAACGAAATCATCCTTCCGCACGACTGGCGCAACGGTGTCACCCACATCGGCACCATTCCCGCCGCGCTGGTCGCCGAAACAACAGCAGGGGCCGCCGACTGGGAAATTCCCGTAGCCCTCAACTCCACCCTCATCGACCAGCCCTGGGACCTCATCGTCAACCTCGGCCACGTCGTTCCGCACGAGGTCCTCGGCTTCGCCAACCACAACAAGAACTACTTCATCGGCCTCGGGGGCAAGGAAACCATCTGCGCCTCGCACATCGCCGCCGCAGTCTATGGCATCGAGAACAACCTCGGCTGTCTCGTCACTCCGTTACGGGCCTGCTACAACTACGCCGAAGAAAAACTGCTGGGACACCTTCCCGACGTCTACCTGCAGATCGTCATGCAGCGCGATGCTCAGAACCGCCTCGTCACCAGCGGCTTGTTCATCGGCGATGATCTGGAGACCTACCTCGCCGCCGCCCGCCGCTCGCGCTCACAGAACATCACCGTCTTCGATAAGCCCGTCAAAAAGATCATTGCCGTCATGCAGGCCGACGAGTTCCGCGCCACATGGGTAGCCAACAAGGCCGTCTACCGTACCCGCATGGCCATCGCTGACGGCGGCGAACTGCTGATCATCGCCCCCGGCGTCGAGCGCTTCGGCGAGCAGCCCGAGGTCGACGCCCTCATCCGCAAGTACGGCTACAAAGGCACGCCTCGTACCCTCGCGCTCTACAAAACCGAAGCCGACATGCAGGCCATCCCGCACGGTGTCGCGCACCTCATCCACGGCTCCAGCGAGGGCCGCTTCACCATTACTTACGCACCGGGGCCGAAGATTTCAAAAGAAGAGATCGAGCAGATCGGCTACCAGTACGCCTCGCTTGCCGAGGTGGAAAACCGCTACAACCCTGCGCTCATGAAAGAAGGCTGGAACACCATGCCCGACGGCGAAGAAGTCTTTTACATCAGCACGCCAAGCGCCGGCCTGTGGACGACCGAGGCCAAGCTGAACAACCCGGCGCGCCGGGACCTCTCGGCCGGCCTGTAA
- a CDS encoding DUF4126 family protein, with protein MTLEVLIWLIAIPLLGFVTGMRTMTPIAVLCWFAYLGYLPVSGSWAWWCAKLPVAIAFTVLALLEYVADKLYLSPRPTRPFVLTGRIFIGGLVGAILASGLNASGIEGGLLCTLGAIAGAFCAYQLRHQLTHRLGCKTWHVTVTEDIFVLASTIICMGIITG; from the coding sequence ATGACCCTTGAGGTTCTCATCTGGCTGATCGCCATCCCGCTGCTTGGCTTCGTCACCGGCATGCGGACGATGACGCCGATTGCCGTTCTCTGCTGGTTCGCGTATCTCGGCTATTTGCCGGTCAGCGGCTCATGGGCATGGTGGTGTGCAAAGCTGCCCGTCGCGATCGCCTTCACCGTGCTGGCCTTGCTCGAATACGTCGCCGACAAGCTCTACCTCAGCCCGCGGCCTACACGCCCCTTCGTTCTGACCGGACGCATCTTCATCGGGGGACTGGTAGGTGCCATCCTCGCCTCTGGCCTGAACGCCTCAGGCATCGAAGGCGGCCTGCTCTGCACGCTGGGCGCAATCGCCGGAGCCTTCTGCGCCTACCAGCTGCGCCACCAGCTCACCCACCGGCTCGGCTGCAAGACCTGGCATGTCACGGTCACCGAGGACATCTTCGTCCTCGCCTCAACCATCATCTGCATGGGCATCATCACCGGCTGA
- the accD gene encoding acetyl-CoA carboxylase, carboxyltransferase subunit beta: MSWFKREDNEIVNDDQRTVRTEGLWVRCPSCSQIIFKADLEANQQVCPKCGHHFRIGARERLENLLEPGYQLVDLDLRSTDPLEFTDLKPYKKRLVEAQNKTGLNDAIVNAIGFIHAQPVVVSAMEYSFIGGSMGSVVGETIARAVDRSLETGHPLIIISASGGARMMEGIASLMQLAKVSAGLARLDEAGIPYISVMTDPTTGGVTASFAMLGDLNIAEPGALIGFAGPRVIEQTIRQKLPEGFQRSEFLLEHGFLDAIVPRKEMKEYLHQALSWMTGLKEQQEQQSA; encoded by the coding sequence ATGAGCTGGTTCAAACGCGAAGACAACGAGATCGTCAATGACGACCAACGGACGGTCCGCACCGAAGGACTCTGGGTTCGCTGCCCCAGCTGCAGCCAGATCATCTTCAAGGCCGATCTCGAAGCCAACCAGCAGGTCTGCCCCAAGTGCGGCCATCACTTCCGCATCGGCGCACGCGAGCGGCTGGAGAACCTGCTCGAGCCCGGCTACCAGTTAGTCGACCTCGACCTCCGCTCCACCGACCCACTCGAGTTCACCGACCTGAAGCCCTACAAAAAGCGCCTGGTCGAAGCCCAGAACAAAACCGGCCTCAACGACGCCATCGTCAACGCCATCGGCTTCATCCACGCACAACCGGTCGTCGTCTCCGCCATGGAATACAGCTTCATCGGCGGCTCGATGGGCTCCGTCGTAGGCGAAACCATCGCCCGCGCCGTCGACCGCTCGCTCGAAACTGGCCACCCGCTCATCATCATCTCGGCCTCAGGCGGAGCGCGCATGATGGAAGGCATCGCCTCGCTGATGCAGCTCGCCAAGGTCTCGGCCGGACTGGCCAGGCTCGATGAGGCAGGCATCCCCTACATCTCCGTCATGACCGACCCCACCACCGGAGGCGTCACCGCCAGCTTCGCTATGCTCGGCGACCTCAACATCGCCGAACCCGGCGCGCTGATCGGCTTCGCCGGCCCCCGCGTCATCGAGCAGACCATCCGCCAGAAGCTCCCCGAAGGCTTCCAGCGCTCCGAGTTCCTGCTCGAACACGGCTTCCTCGACGCCATCGTCCCGCGCAAGGAGATGAAAGAGTATCTCCACCAGGCCCTAAGCTGGATGACCGGCCTGAAGGAGCAGCAGGAGCAACAGTCCGCATAG
- a CDS encoding ABC transporter permease, with amino-acid sequence MLADLRDAFRQLRKAPAFATTAIITLALGIGATTAIFTLVHQVMLKSLPVAKPEELWRIGDEVRCCNWGGYTQGDDGNFSLFSWEMYKNFREHTPEFSDLAALQAGNAPLGVRRAGSQGQADTRNGEYVSGNFFRTFGVQPWIGRLMMDADDQESAPPVAVMSFHVWQEKYGSDRSVVGAVYQINGHPFTVIGVAPPGFYGAKLSGGDMPDFWLPLTTELLIDGATSRLKRPNGNFLDLIGRVRPGVDPKSLEAKLKVEFHDWLASHVADMDPGEKQLWQQQTLHLISGGAGVTDMRNQYQDGLKLLLIAAGCVLLVACGNLANLMLARGLKDRAQTSIRMALGASRRRLVRKALVESVVLAIIGGIAGIVVAYGGTKLILFLAFNEGNPNNYVPVSAAPSIPVLLFTLAISVLTGILFGVAPAWMTSHANPVEALRGANRSVGGGRSWAQKSLIIGQAAMSVILLSTAALMARSLRNLEHQNFGFETEGRYIAQINPMLGNYKPEQLEPLFRRIDDRLKQIPGVRMVAPALYAPMSGDSWNDGIRVQGQPEPGAKEDTGAGWARVMPGFFETLGAPMVLGRSIAEEDTATTRKVAVVNEAFAKRFFKKENPVGQHFGIDRIKYAGTFEIVGVVRDMRYMTYDYKKPVRPMFWVPEAQTVEYDDPAFKSGETWSHYLYNIVIWAPGDPPGMEERVRKALISVDPDLVLYGVDSYKDVLSRDFQQENMIATLTMLFGGLGLILAAVGLYGVMAYTVEQRTSEIGVRMALGADRGHVVRMILGNAFTQIGIGLALGIPAAIGAGKLMKDQLFGVKPWDPVMIASAVLLLTLAALLASLIPARRAASVEPMVALRSE; translated from the coding sequence ATGCTGGCAGACCTACGTGACGCATTTCGACAGTTGAGGAAGGCACCGGCGTTTGCGACAACGGCAATCATTACCCTGGCGCTGGGAATCGGGGCAACGACGGCGATCTTCACACTCGTGCATCAGGTCATGCTGAAGTCTCTGCCGGTTGCGAAGCCCGAGGAGCTGTGGCGGATTGGAGACGAGGTCCGGTGCTGCAACTGGGGCGGATATACGCAGGGGGACGATGGCAATTTTTCCCTGTTTTCCTGGGAGATGTATAAGAACTTTCGGGAGCATACTCCGGAGTTCAGCGACCTGGCGGCGTTACAGGCGGGGAATGCGCCGCTTGGTGTGCGCAGGGCAGGATCGCAGGGGCAGGCGGATACCCGCAATGGCGAGTATGTATCGGGAAATTTCTTTCGAACATTTGGTGTGCAGCCGTGGATTGGCCGGCTGATGATGGATGCGGACGATCAGGAGTCTGCGCCGCCGGTAGCGGTGATGAGCTTTCATGTCTGGCAGGAGAAGTATGGCTCCGACCGCTCGGTCGTTGGCGCGGTGTACCAGATCAATGGTCATCCCTTTACTGTCATCGGCGTAGCGCCGCCTGGATTTTATGGAGCGAAGCTGTCCGGGGGAGACATGCCGGACTTCTGGCTGCCGTTGACGACAGAGTTGCTGATCGACGGTGCAACCTCGCGGTTGAAGCGGCCGAACGGCAATTTTCTGGACCTGATCGGAAGAGTACGTCCTGGCGTCGATCCGAAGTCTCTTGAAGCGAAGCTGAAGGTCGAGTTCCACGACTGGCTGGCGAGTCATGTTGCGGATATGGATCCGGGCGAGAAACAGCTCTGGCAGCAGCAGACGCTGCACCTGATCTCCGGAGGTGCGGGGGTGACCGACATGCGAAATCAGTATCAAGACGGCCTGAAGCTGTTGCTGATTGCGGCGGGCTGTGTGTTGCTGGTTGCATGTGGCAATTTGGCGAACCTAATGCTGGCGCGCGGATTGAAGGACCGTGCGCAGACATCCATCCGTATGGCGCTTGGTGCGTCGCGGCGGCGTCTTGTACGGAAGGCTCTTGTCGAGTCGGTCGTACTCGCAATCATCGGTGGAATTGCCGGCATTGTGGTTGCGTATGGTGGAACCAAATTGATTCTCTTTCTGGCCTTTAATGAAGGTAATCCGAATAATTATGTGCCCGTCAGTGCGGCGCCATCGATACCGGTGCTGCTGTTTACGCTGGCGATTTCGGTGCTGACTGGAATTCTGTTCGGGGTTGCACCGGCATGGATGACCTCGCACGCGAATCCGGTAGAAGCTCTTCGCGGTGCGAATCGCTCGGTAGGCGGAGGACGCTCATGGGCGCAGAAATCATTGATCATCGGACAGGCAGCGATGTCCGTCATCCTGCTTTCAACGGCGGCGCTGATGGCCCGGAGTCTTCGAAACCTCGAGCACCAGAACTTCGGGTTTGAGACCGAAGGCCGCTACATTGCACAGATCAACCCGATGCTGGGCAACTATAAGCCGGAACAATTGGAGCCTTTATTCCGCAGGATCGACGATCGCCTGAAGCAGATTCCCGGTGTGCGCATGGTCGCCCCGGCGCTCTATGCCCCGATGAGCGGCGATAGCTGGAACGACGGCATACGCGTCCAGGGCCAGCCGGAGCCAGGAGCCAAGGAAGATACCGGTGCGGGCTGGGCTCGGGTGATGCCTGGATTCTTTGAGACGCTGGGCGCACCGATGGTGCTGGGACGGTCCATCGCCGAGGAAGATACGGCGACGACACGCAAGGTCGCAGTGGTCAATGAAGCTTTTGCCAAGCGGTTTTTCAAGAAAGAGAATCCTGTGGGCCAGCACTTCGGCATCGACAGAATTAAATACGCGGGCACTTTCGAGATCGTCGGGGTCGTCCGAGACATGCGCTACATGACCTACGACTACAAGAAACCGGTGCGTCCGATGTTCTGGGTTCCGGAGGCACAGACGGTCGAGTATGATGACCCGGCGTTCAAGAGCGGCGAGACCTGGTCGCACTATCTCTACAACATTGTGATCTGGGCTCCGGGAGATCCTCCGGGAATGGAGGAGCGCGTACGCAAGGCGCTGATCAGCGTCGACCCCGATCTTGTGCTTTATGGTGTCGATTCCTACAAAGATGTACTGAGCAGGGACTTCCAGCAGGAGAACATGATTGCCACCCTCACCATGCTCTTCGGCGGTCTCGGGTTAATTTTGGCGGCGGTCGGGCTCTATGGCGTGATGGCGTACACGGTAGAGCAGCGGACCAGCGAGATCGGCGTGCGCATGGCTCTGGGAGCGGATCGCGGCCATGTTGTGCGCATGATCCTGGGCAACGCGTTCACGCAGATCGGGATCGGGTTGGCGCTTGGCATCCCGGCTGCGATTGGGGCGGGCAAGCTCATGAAGGACCAGCTCTTCGGGGTAAAGCCGTGGGATCCGGTGATGATCGCCTCGGCCGTTCTGCTGCTTACCTTGGCGGCGCTGCTGGCATCGTTGATTCCCGCACGCCGGGCTGCCAGCGTGGAGCCGATGGTCGCACTCAGGAGCGAATGA
- a CDS encoding YciI family protein — translation MDYLLLLYSNEDGWTSMTPEQQQQGYAAYMAYTEALKKAGAYKASQRLRPVSTATTIRVTDGKSQVLDGPYVESKEQLGGFFLIEAPDLDSALAWAARCPGASHGTIEVRPIWSMDAPQTS, via the coding sequence ATGGACTACTTATTGCTGCTTTACTCAAACGAAGACGGTTGGACCAGCATGACCCCGGAACAACAGCAACAGGGTTACGCCGCCTACATGGCCTACACCGAAGCCCTGAAGAAAGCCGGAGCCTATAAAGCCAGCCAGCGCCTTCGCCCTGTCTCTACCGCCACCACCATCCGCGTCACCGATGGCAAATCGCAGGTGCTCGACGGCCCCTACGTCGAATCGAAGGAGCAGCTCGGCGGCTTCTTCCTGATCGAAGCTCCCGATCTCGACTCCGCACTTGCCTGGGCCGCACGTTGCCCCGGAGCCAGCCACGGCACCATCGAGGTGCGCCCCATCTGGTCGATGGACGCACCACAAACCTCCTAA
- a CDS encoding dihydrofolate reductase family protein — protein MRKLYAFLHLSADGYFTGPHGDLSWTRHDQDPEYKQFADDNARRESVLVFGRITYQMMAGFWPSPMALEREPVMAARMNAAAKLVFSRSLPEASWSNTTLVKDNIVDEMRRLKQQPGPDLTILGSGSLVRQFAEAGVLDEFQLLITPVVIGGGRTLFEGVTRRLDLDHVSTRTFQNGKVLLIYKPTEPK, from the coding sequence ATGCGCAAACTCTATGCATTCCTTCACCTCTCCGCCGATGGCTACTTCACCGGCCCACACGGAGACCTCAGCTGGACCCGCCACGATCAGGACCCGGAGTACAAGCAGTTTGCCGACGACAATGCACGCCGCGAGAGCGTGCTTGTCTTCGGCCGGATCACCTATCAGATGATGGCCGGCTTCTGGCCTTCGCCGATGGCGCTCGAGCGCGAGCCTGTAATGGCCGCGCGCATGAACGCCGCCGCGAAGCTCGTCTTCTCCCGCTCGCTCCCTGAAGCCTCGTGGAGTAACACCACGCTGGTCAAGGACAACATCGTCGACGAGATGCGCCGGCTGAAGCAGCAGCCCGGCCCCGATCTCACCATCCTCGGCTCCGGCTCGCTGGTTCGCCAGTTTGCCGAGGCCGGCGTGCTCGATGAGTTCCAGCTCCTCATCACACCGGTCGTCATCGGCGGAGGCCGAACTCTCTTCGAAGGCGTCACCCGAAGACTCGATCTCGATCATGTCTCGACACGCACCTTTCAGAACGGCAAGGTTCTGCTCATCTATAAACCAACCGAACCGAAGTGA
- a CDS encoding RNA polymerase sigma factor, translating to MEAMFQEQAQHAEQAHLTADAVARRSYGKLVAFLAARTHNVASAEDALSDAFAAALADWPRNGCPQNPEAWLLTAARRKLIDASRRRNTSDAAVPQLQLLAEEMESASTEPSLPDRRLGLMFACAHPAIDVEVRAPLMLQVVVGLDAKTIASAFLMSPAAMSKRLVRAKTKIQQAGIPFHIPERDELASRLDAVLDSIYAAFAEGWTDPGGTDLARRNLTEEAFFLARLLVELLPNEPEPLGLLALMLYADARRNARRSKSGDYIPLAQQDTTLWNDCMIDEAETLLRHVSAFETIGRYQIEAAIQSAHIMRHRSGHDNWPTVVELYNALATVSCSPVVAINRALAIAEAEGPRAGLDAMPRLADDARLNQYQPFWAARAELLSRIGASNKAREAYDIAIGLERDPAVRSFLQQRLAALTVPRTSVN from the coding sequence ATGGAAGCAATGTTCCAGGAACAGGCACAACACGCGGAGCAGGCACACCTCACAGCCGATGCGGTCGCGCGGCGAAGCTACGGCAAGCTCGTAGCCTTCCTCGCCGCGCGCACGCACAACGTCGCCTCGGCAGAAGACGCGCTCTCCGATGCCTTCGCCGCCGCACTCGCCGACTGGCCACGCAACGGCTGCCCGCAGAATCCCGAGGCGTGGCTGCTGACAGCCGCACGGCGCAAACTCATCGATGCCTCGCGCCGCCGCAACACCAGCGACGCCGCCGTGCCACAGCTCCAGCTGCTCGCCGAAGAGATGGAGTCCGCCTCAACCGAACCGTCTCTGCCCGACCGCCGCCTCGGGTTGATGTTCGCCTGCGCACATCCCGCCATCGACGTCGAAGTGCGCGCGCCGCTGATGCTGCAGGTCGTCGTCGGACTCGATGCCAAAACCATCGCCTCGGCCTTCCTCATGTCTCCCGCCGCGATGAGCAAGCGTCTCGTCCGCGCCAAGACAAAGATCCAGCAGGCCGGCATTCCCTTCCACATCCCCGAGCGCGATGAGCTGGCCTCAAGACTCGACGCCGTGCTCGACTCCATCTACGCCGCCTTCGCCGAAGGATGGACCGACCCCGGCGGCACCGACCTCGCGCGGCGCAATCTCACCGAAGAGGCCTTCTTCCTTGCACGTCTTCTCGTCGAGCTTCTGCCCAACGAACCGGAACCGCTCGGCCTGCTCGCGCTCATGCTCTATGCTGATGCACGACGCAACGCACGACGCAGCAAAAGCGGCGACTACATTCCTCTCGCCCAACAAGACACCACGTTATGGAACGATTGCATGATCGACGAAGCAGAGACGCTGCTGCGACACGTCAGCGCATTCGAAACCATCGGACGCTACCAGATCGAAGCCGCCATCCAGTCCGCACATATCATGCGTCACCGCAGCGGTCACGACAACTGGCCGACCGTCGTGGAACTATACAACGCGCTCGCTACCGTCTCATGTTCTCCCGTCGTCGCCATCAACCGTGCACTCGCCATCGCTGAGGCCGAAGGCCCGCGTGCAGGGCTCGACGCCATGCCACGGCTCGCAGACGATGCACGACTCAACCAGTACCAGCCCTTCTGGGCAGCGCGTGCCGAGCTGCTCTCGCGCATCGGTGCCAGCAACAAAGCGCGCGAAGCCTACGACATCGCCATCGGCCTCGAACGCGATCCCGCGGTCCGCAGCTTCCTGCAACAACGTCTCGCCGCATTAACCGTCCCGCGTACGTCCGTGAACTAA
- a CDS encoding class I SAM-dependent methyltransferase: MEEARPSRTALRVAMRRAAHQLYDAQPLIFNDPLAVSILGKEYLPEIERTQFKLNKPFSVALRAFLVTRSRHAEDLLAHAVAQGITQYVLLGAGLDTFAYRNPYPHLQVFEVDHPATQQWKRELLATNNIATRANLTWAPVDFEHQQLAAQLAAAGHDATKPTFFAWLGVVPYLTEPAFRSTLSLIASSPAGSGLVMDYGQPRSALPFLEQLAHDSLASRVQLAGEPFQLFFTPQQMAAELSAFHTIEDLGTPELNARYCDHRIDNLKLLGAAARIVSAWT, encoded by the coding sequence ATGGAAGAAGCGCGACCCTCACGCACCGCTCTCCGCGTCGCCATGCGTCGCGCCGCGCACCAGCTTTACGATGCACAACCGCTCATCTTCAATGATCCCCTCGCCGTCTCCATCCTCGGCAAAGAGTATCTTCCCGAAATCGAGCGCACGCAGTTCAAGCTGAACAAGCCCTTCTCCGTCGCACTGCGCGCCTTTCTCGTCACGCGCAGCCGCCATGCCGAAGACCTGCTCGCGCACGCTGTAGCGCAGGGCATTACGCAGTACGTGCTGCTCGGCGCTGGACTCGACACCTTCGCCTATCGCAATCCATATCCACACCTGCAGGTCTTCGAAGTGGACCACCCTGCCACGCAGCAGTGGAAGCGCGAACTGCTTGCAACCAACAACATTGCTACACGGGCAAACCTCACCTGGGCACCCGTCGACTTCGAACATCAGCAGCTCGCCGCTCAACTCGCCGCCGCAGGACACGATGCCACCAAACCCACCTTCTTCGCATGGCTCGGCGTCGTACCCTATCTCACCGAGCCTGCCTTCCGCTCCACGCTCTCGCTCATCGCATCGTCGCCCGCAGGCAGCGGCCTCGTCATGGACTACGGCCAGCCACGCTCCGCGCTCCCTTTCCTCGAACAGCTCGCGCACGATTCCTTAGCATCAAGAGTGCAGCTTGCCGGTGAGCCCTTCCAGCTCTTCTTCACACCGCAGCAGATGGCCGCCGAGCTCTCCGCATTCCACACCATCGAAGACCTCGGCACGCCCGAGCTCAACGCACGCTACTGCGACCATCGCATCGACAACCTGAAGCTCCTCGGTGCAGCCGCGCGCATCGTCAGCGCCTGGACATAA
- a CDS encoding lipase family protein has product MSLSRGLTILIQPRVHVMNVPVADLRYAKDIAIPIIDVVYTRYGGGSASVPGIIPLGDIHADTGAMHALAETTDLRTRVLLKAAFADGTLFGTIDKDEATRTGFIAFRGTKSFTEWIDDVLFEPVTFSEVGAQAPRVHAGFHKVYLLARQSLMDQLHLLSGIDRLIVTGHSLGAAVASLCALDLAVHGGFHNLCCWTFASPRTYFLSASAFNQKITQSLRVANPVDIVTHVPSIVQGYVHVTGGFDIDPKIEDFHSLDLTYAPGIAKKIGSMTAHAISLTGSEDEELRSMFQMATPS; this is encoded by the coding sequence ATGTCTCTGTCACGCGGGCTCACCATCCTGATCCAGCCGAGAGTGCACGTCATGAACGTTCCCGTCGCAGACCTCCGATACGCCAAAGACATCGCCATTCCCATCATCGACGTTGTATACACACGCTACGGTGGAGGCTCAGCCTCGGTTCCCGGCATCATCCCTCTGGGCGACATCCACGCCGACACCGGCGCGATGCACGCACTCGCCGAAACCACAGACCTGCGGACCCGCGTCCTGTTGAAGGCCGCCTTCGCTGACGGAACTTTATTCGGAACCATCGACAAAGATGAGGCCACGCGCACAGGCTTCATCGCCTTCCGGGGAACCAAAAGCTTTACCGAATGGATCGACGATGTTCTCTTCGAACCCGTCACCTTCTCCGAAGTCGGCGCACAGGCACCGCGCGTTCACGCCGGCTTCCACAAGGTCTACCTGCTCGCCCGCCAAAGCCTCATGGATCAGCTGCATCTCCTCAGCGGCATCGATCGCCTCATCGTCACCGGCCACAGCCTCGGCGCTGCCGTCGCCAGCCTCTGCGCACTCGATCTCGCCGTGCACGGAGGCTTCCATAATCTGTGCTGCTGGACCTTCGCCAGCCCGCGCACCTACTTCCTCAGCGCGTCGGCCTTCAATCAAAAAATCACGCAGAGCCTGCGCGTCGCCAACCCCGTCGACATCGTCACGCACGTCCCTTCCATCGTGCAGGGATACGTCCACGTCACCGGCGGCTTCGACATCGACCCCAAGATCGAAGACTTCCACAGCCTCGACCTCACCTACGCACCCGGCATCGCGAAGAAAATCGGCTCCATGACCGCGCACGCCATCTCACTGACCGGCAGCGAAGACGAAGAGCTGCGCTCCATGTTTCAGATGGCCACACCCAGCTAG